A region of Betta splendens chromosome 13, fBetSpl5.4, whole genome shotgun sequence DNA encodes the following proteins:
- the hnrnpul1 gene encoding heterogeneous nuclear ribonucleoprotein U-like protein 1: MSVDVKKLKVNELKEELQRRGLDTKGLKADLVERLKAALEAEAQADASEQGEQEEEYYQDQEEDGDEEDAQEQQEAPEDYGDDDDGNGEVDVPEGDALEEGDALEEGDALEEGDALEEGDALEEGDALEEEDEADAPEEEAADAPEEEDEGRDSGGYYEEEEGEGEPFESQLTSDSGHSMPDFTADVDINKSEMFSEEQPKTEPEPAPEPELEPEAEPEPEPKPEENIDNKQEVKREVKVEEEAETVENRRHDNHGTEQQRGHDGDGHAEQVKVEGDRGGHYGRKRPYEESRGYGYYEHREDKRSRTPQPPAEDEEENIDDTLVTIDTYNCDLHFKVSRDRYSGYPLTIEGFAYLWAGARATHGVTQGRICYEMKINEEIPVKHLPSNEPDPHVVRIGWSLNHCSTQLGEEPFSFGYGGTGKKSSDCKFADFGEKFGENDVIGCYIDFDSGDEVEMAYSKNGVWLDVAFRTTKEALAGRALFPHVLVKNCAVEFNFGQKREPYFPMPEGYTFIHNLGMEEKIRGTKGPASKSECEILMMVGLPACGKTTWAIKHAETNPEMKYNILGTNAIMDKMKVMGLRRQKNYAGRWDVLIQQATQCLNRLIEIAARKRRNYILDQTNVYGSARRRKMRPFEGFQRKAIVICPTDEDLKERTLKQTNEQGKDVPDHAVLEMKANFTLPEACDFLEGVTFVELQRDEAEKLLKQYNEEGRKAGPPPEKRYDNRQGGYRGRGGGSYQRYDNRDGSRGGYQNRSGDGYRGYNRGSYNQNRWGNSYRDGGSDSRGYSRNQQSVGSYSRQAPYSKGGYNQGYSQSYNQGYNQGSYNQNYYGNYSQYPGYSQSYSQTPSTGQTYSHHQQQPQQQQQPPQQQQQQQQQQQSYNQQYQQYAQQWQQYYQNQNQWNQYYSQYGSYPGQGGQGSSSGSQ; encoded by the exons ATGAGCGTAGACGTAAAGAAACTCAAAGTCAACGAGTTGAAAGAGGAGCTCCAGCGCCGCGGCCTGGACACCAAAGGCCTGAAGGCAGACCTGGTGGAGAGGCTCAAAGCCGCTTTGGAGGCTGAAGCTCAGGCTGATGCCTCAGAGCAAGGGGAACAGGAAGAGGAGTACTATCAAGACCAAGAGGAAGACGGAGACGAAGAAGATGCTCAGGAGCAACAAG AAGCTCCTGAGGACtatggagatgatgatgatgggaacGGAGAAGTAGATGTTCCTGAAGGAGATGCTCTCGAAGAAGGAGATGCTCTCGAAGAAGGAGATGCTCTCGAAGAAGGAGATGCTCTCGAAGAAGGAGATGCTCTCGAAGAAGGAGATGCTCtcgaagaagaagacgaagcaGATGCTCccgaagaagaagcagcagatgctcctgaagaagaagatgagggTAGAGACTCAGGTGGTTACTacgaggaagaagagggagaaggcGAGCCTTTCGAAAGTCAACTAACCTCAGATTCAGGTCACAGCATGCCTGACTTTACAGCAGATGTCGACATAAACAAATCCGAAATGTTCTCTGAGGAACAGCCCAAGACTGAGCCTGAGCCTGCGCCAGAACCAGAGCTTGAGCCTGAGGctgagccagagccagagcctaAGCCAGAGGAGAACATTGATAACAAACAAG AAGTAAAAAGGGAGGTCAAAGTGGAGGAAGAGGCTGAGACTGTTGAAAACAGACGCCACGACAATCATGGGACAGAACAACAGCGCGGGCATGATGGGGATGGGCATGCTGAGCAAGTCAAAGTGGAAGGTGACAGAGGTGGACACTATGGACGCAAGAGGCCATATGAGGAGAGCAGGGGCTATGGCTACTATGAGCACCGTGAAGACAAGCG ATCTCGCACACCACAACCTCCagctgaagatgaggaagagaaCATAGATGATACTCTTGTTACAATTGATACAT ACAACTGTGATCTGCACTTCAAAGTGTCTCGAGATCGCTACAGTGGTTATCCATTGACCATTGAAGGCTTTGCTTACCTTTGGGCTGGAGCACGAGCTACGCATGGTGTCACCCAGGGGCGCATATGTTATGAGATGAAG ATCAACGAAGAAATTCCTGTGAAGCACCTGCCCAGCAATGAACCTGATCCACATGTGGTTCGCATTGGATGGTCTCTGAACCACTGCAGCACTCAGCTTG GCGAGGAGCCCTTTTCCTTTGGATATGGAGGAACAGGAAAGAAATCCTCCGACTGTAAGTTTGCAGACTTTGGTGAGAAGTTTGGTGAAAATGACGTCATCGGCTGTTACATT GACTTTGACAGTGGTGATGAAGTAGAGATGGCCTATTCAAAGAATGGAGTGTGGTTGGATGTGGCTTTCCGAACCACCAAGGAGGCATTGGCAGGTCGTGCTCTGTTCCCTCATGTGCTGGTGAAGAACTGTGCCGTTGAGTTCAACTTTGGACAGAAGCGAGAGCCTTATTTCCCCATGCCAGAGGGATACACCTTCATCCACAACCTTGGCATGGAGGAAAAGATCAGAGGCACTAAGGGGCCTGCAAGCAAATCTGAATGCGAG ATCTTGATGATggttggcctgcctgcctgtggaAAGACCACATGGGCCATAAAGCATGCGGAGACTAACCCTGAGATGAAGTACAACATCCTGGGCACAAATGCCATCATGGACAAGATGAAG GTGATGGGTCTGCGTCGCCAGAAAAACTATGCCGGGCGCTGGGATGTTCTGATACAGCAGGCCACTCAGTGTCTGAACAGGCTGATTGAGATCGCTGCCCGCAAGAGACGCAACTACATCCTAGATCAG ACAAATGTATATGGATCAGCAAGGAGACGAAAAATGCGTCCTTTTGAAGGTTTTCAACGCAAGGCTATTGTAATTTGTCCCACGGACGAGGATTTAAAAGAACGAACATTAAAGCAAACCAATGAGCAGGGGAAGGATGTGCCCGATCATGCTGTGTTAGAAATGAAAG CCAACTTCACTCTACCTGAGGCTTGCGATTTCCTGGAGGGGGTGACCTTCGTTGAGCTGCAGCGCGATGAGGCTGAAAAGCTGTTGAAGCAGTACAACGAGGAGGGCCGCAAGGCTGGTCCGCCCCCTGAGAAACGCTACGACAACAGGCAGGGCGGCTACCGTggccgcggcggcggcagctACCAGCGCTATGACAACCGTGATGGGTCCCGTGGTGGGTACCAGAACCGCAGTGGGGATGGATACAGAG GCTACAATCGTGGCAGCTACAACCAGAACCGCTGGGGCAACAGCTATCGTGATGGAGGCTCTGATTCTCGTGGATATAGCCGCAACCAGCAGTCGGTGGGAAGCTACAGTCGGCAGGCGCCCTACAGCAAGGGTGGATACAACCAG GGCTACAGTCAGAGCTACAATCAAGGGTACAACCAGGGCAGCTACAACCAGAATTACTATGGCAACTACAGTCAGTACCCAGGATACAGCCAGAGCTACAGCCAGACACCGAGCACTGGACAGACCTACagccaccaccagcagcagccacaacaacagcagcagccgccacagcagcagcagcagcagcagcagcaacagcagagctACAACCAGCAATATCAACAG TATGCTCAGCAGTGGCAGCAGTactaccagaaccagaaccagtggaaccagtacTACAGCCAGTATGGCAGTTATCCTGGTCAGGGTGGCCAAGGTTCATCTTCTGGTTCCCAGTAG
- the rasgrp4 gene encoding RAS guanyl-releasing protein 4 isoform X3 — MSQFPAVFEADPLLEQVMGDLCALVRSDGQEAHSQLIYTSCISSRGNVSQAPSPSVKKRKVSLIFDHMEPDEMAEHLSYLEFKNFCNVSFLDYRSYVVRGSVRDNPALERSVMMCNGVSQWVQLMILSRHTAQQRAQVFTKFIHVAQKLRALQNFNTLMAVTGGLSHSSISRLKDTYNLLPPDITKALSEMTELLSSRSNYINYRRVYSDCSGFKVPILGVHLKDLISLNEALPDYIDEDKINLSKLQHLYSNINDLLAIHSCTPPFEANKDLLHLLTLSLDLYYTEDEIYELSYTKEPKNPKIQPVAPVKAPVVAEWGSGVTPRLDPDTISKHVKQMVDSIMKNYDQNQDGYISREDFEKIAANFPFSFCTPETDREGQISREEITSYFMRGMSICAKLGYNFNDAHNFHETTYKLPTFCDVCGGFLWGVIKQGYHCKDCGINCHRHCRDLVGLECLKKHKNSGSCPCTPGPDSKIKGNSCSSEDETFVFPQSNETEHNKSTALWRNNSSDSTLSDRSTQTDPGVWTPDKRDRRGNNHHSLAHASPDRKANTLPTRSRGCSMPVSFLQEKMEEMHLYKDKSREPD; from the exons ATGAGCCAGTTCCCGGCCGTGTTCGAGGCGGACCCCCTCCTGGAGCAGGTCATGGGGGACCTGTGTGCGCTGGTGCGCTCGGACGGACAGGAGGCGCACTCGCAGCTCATCTACACGTCCTGCAT AAGCTCTCGTGGGAACGTATCCCAGGCTCCGTCGCCCTccgtgaagaagaggaaggttTCTTTGATCTTCGACCACATGGAACCAGATGAAATGGCCGAACATCTCAGCTACCTGGAGTTTAAGAACTTCTGTAACGTTTCT TTCCTGGACTACCGCAGCTACGTGGTGCGCGGCTCGGTGAGGGACAACCCTGCTCTGGAGCGCTCGGTCATGATGTGCAACGGCGTCTCCCAGTGGGTCCAGCTGATGATCCTCAGCCGCCACACGGCCCAGCAGCGAGCGCAGGTCTTCACCAAGTTCATCCACGTGGCCCAG AAACTTCGAGCTCTGCAAAACTTCAACACTCTAATGGCCGTAACCGGGGGCCTCAGTCACAGCTCCATCTCCCGCCTCAAAGACACCTACAACCTGCTCCCCCCAGACATCACTAAG GCCCTGAGTGAGATGACGGAGCTGCTGTCGTCacgcagcaactacatcaactACCGGCGGGTTTACAGCGATTGCAGCGGCTTCAAGGTGCCGATCCTGGGCGTCCACCTCAAGGACCTGATCTCGCTGAACGAGGCTCTGCCCGACTACATCGACGAAGACAAGATCAACCTGAGCAAGCTGCAGCACCTGTACAGCAACATCAACGACCTGCTGGCCATCCACAGCTGCACGCCGCCCTTCGAGGCCAACAAGGACCTCCTGCACCTGCTCACG CTCTCTCTAGATTTATACTACACTGAGGACGAGATATATGAACTTTCATACACCAAGGAACCCAAGAATCCCAAGATCCAG CCTGTAGCTCCAGTCAAAGCCCCAGTAGTTGCAGAGTGGGGCTCAGGGGTCACCCCCAGACTCGACCCTGACACCATATCTAAACACGTCAAACAGATGGTGGAT TCCATCATGAAGAACTAcgaccagaaccaggacggcTACATCTCTCGGGAGGACTTTGAGAAAATAGCAGCCAACTTCCCCTTCTCCTTCTGCACTCCTGAAACTGACAG GGAGGGACAAATCAGCCGTGAAGAAATTACCTCTTACTTCATGAGGGGAATGTCTATATGTGCTAAACTGGGCTACAACTTCAATGACGCACACAACTTTCACGAAACCACATACAAACTGCCAACGTTCTGTGACGTATGTGGAGGCTTT CTGTGGGGAGTCATTAAACAGGGATACCACTGCAAAG ACTGTGGGATCAACTGTCACCGACACTGTAGGGATCTGGTGGGATTAGAGTGTCTGAAGAAGCACAAAAACAGTGGGTCCTGCCCGTGCACCCCTGGCCCCGACTCAAAGATCAAGGGCAACAGCTGCA GTTCAGAGGACGAGACCTTTGTTTTCCCCCAAAGCAACGAGACAGAACACAACAAGAGCACGGCGCTTTGGAGAAATAACAGCAGCGATTCAACTCTGTCAGACCGCTCCACTCAGACTGACCCTGGAGTGTGGACGCCCGACAAGAGGGACAGGAGGGGAAACAACCACCACTCCCTGGCACATGCATCTCCAGACAGAAAG GCCAACACGCTGCCAACCAGAAGCCGAGGTTGCTCCATGCCCGTGtccttcctgcaggagaagatggaggagatgcACCTCTACAAAGACAAGAGCCGAGAGCCGGACTGA
- the rasgrp4 gene encoding RAS guanyl-releasing protein 4 isoform X1: protein MNKTKRKPSESPGVLKSRKLVQRRRNTCPSPQDISRALQSPSSAPSASAASLDELIQRCLNYFDSEGKLSSPRGSQLVHMTLMMHSWVVPSQTFAQKLRTLYTDCLSDKRGLRRTQICHLVRQWMSQFPAVFEADPLLEQVMGDLCALVRSDGQEAHSQLIYTSCISSRGNVSQAPSPSVKKRKVSLIFDHMEPDEMAEHLSYLEFKNFCNVSFLDYRSYVVRGSVRDNPALERSVMMCNGVSQWVQLMILSRHTAQQRAQVFTKFIHVAQKLRALQNFNTLMAVTGGLSHSSISRLKDTYNLLPPDITKALSEMTELLSSRSNYINYRRVYSDCSGFKVPILGVHLKDLISLNEALPDYIDEDKINLSKLQHLYSNINDLLAIHSCTPPFEANKDLLHLLTLSLDLYYTEDEIYELSYTKEPKNPKIQPVAPVKAPVVAEWGSGVTPRLDPDTISKHVKQMVDSIMKNYDQNQDGYISREDFEKIAANFPFSFCTPETDREGQISREEITSYFMRGMSICAKLGYNFNDAHNFHETTYKLPTFCDVCGGFLWGVIKQGYHCKDCGINCHRHCRDLVGLECLKKHKNSGSCPCTPGPDSKIKGNSCSSEDETFVFPQSNETEHNKSTALWRNNSSDSTLSDRSTQTDPGVWTPDKRDRRGNNHHSLAHASPDRKANTLPTRSRGCSMPVSFLQEKMEEMHLYKDKSREPD, encoded by the exons ATGAACAAGACCAAGAG GAAACCCAGCGAGAGTCCTGGCGTGCTGAAGAGCAGGAAGCTGGTCCAGCGCCGGAGGAACACATGTCCCAGCCCTCAGGACATCAGCCGGGCCCTGCAGAGCCCCAGCTCTGCCCCCAGCGCCAGCGCTGCCAGCCTGGATGAGCTCATACAGCGCTGCCTCAACTACTTCG ATTCAGAGGGGAAGCTTTCCAGCCCCCGGGGGTCCCAGCTTGTCCACATGACTCTGATGATGCACAGCTGGGTTGTGCCGTCTCAGACGTTCGCCCAGAAGCTTCGCACTCT TTATACGGATTGTCTCTCGGACAAGCGAGGACTGAGGCGGACGCAGATCTGCCACCTTGTCAG GCAGTGGATGAGCCAGTTCCCGGCCGTGTTCGAGGCGGACCCCCTCCTGGAGCAGGTCATGGGGGACCTGTGTGCGCTGGTGCGCTCGGACGGACAGGAGGCGCACTCGCAGCTCATCTACACGTCCTGCAT AAGCTCTCGTGGGAACGTATCCCAGGCTCCGTCGCCCTccgtgaagaagaggaaggttTCTTTGATCTTCGACCACATGGAACCAGATGAAATGGCCGAACATCTCAGCTACCTGGAGTTTAAGAACTTCTGTAACGTTTCT TTCCTGGACTACCGCAGCTACGTGGTGCGCGGCTCGGTGAGGGACAACCCTGCTCTGGAGCGCTCGGTCATGATGTGCAACGGCGTCTCCCAGTGGGTCCAGCTGATGATCCTCAGCCGCCACACGGCCCAGCAGCGAGCGCAGGTCTTCACCAAGTTCATCCACGTGGCCCAG AAACTTCGAGCTCTGCAAAACTTCAACACTCTAATGGCCGTAACCGGGGGCCTCAGTCACAGCTCCATCTCCCGCCTCAAAGACACCTACAACCTGCTCCCCCCAGACATCACTAAG GCCCTGAGTGAGATGACGGAGCTGCTGTCGTCacgcagcaactacatcaactACCGGCGGGTTTACAGCGATTGCAGCGGCTTCAAGGTGCCGATCCTGGGCGTCCACCTCAAGGACCTGATCTCGCTGAACGAGGCTCTGCCCGACTACATCGACGAAGACAAGATCAACCTGAGCAAGCTGCAGCACCTGTACAGCAACATCAACGACCTGCTGGCCATCCACAGCTGCACGCCGCCCTTCGAGGCCAACAAGGACCTCCTGCACCTGCTCACG CTCTCTCTAGATTTATACTACACTGAGGACGAGATATATGAACTTTCATACACCAAGGAACCCAAGAATCCCAAGATCCAG CCTGTAGCTCCAGTCAAAGCCCCAGTAGTTGCAGAGTGGGGCTCAGGGGTCACCCCCAGACTCGACCCTGACACCATATCTAAACACGTCAAACAGATGGTGGAT TCCATCATGAAGAACTAcgaccagaaccaggacggcTACATCTCTCGGGAGGACTTTGAGAAAATAGCAGCCAACTTCCCCTTCTCCTTCTGCACTCCTGAAACTGACAG GGAGGGACAAATCAGCCGTGAAGAAATTACCTCTTACTTCATGAGGGGAATGTCTATATGTGCTAAACTGGGCTACAACTTCAATGACGCACACAACTTTCACGAAACCACATACAAACTGCCAACGTTCTGTGACGTATGTGGAGGCTTT CTGTGGGGAGTCATTAAACAGGGATACCACTGCAAAG ACTGTGGGATCAACTGTCACCGACACTGTAGGGATCTGGTGGGATTAGAGTGTCTGAAGAAGCACAAAAACAGTGGGTCCTGCCCGTGCACCCCTGGCCCCGACTCAAAGATCAAGGGCAACAGCTGCA GTTCAGAGGACGAGACCTTTGTTTTCCCCCAAAGCAACGAGACAGAACACAACAAGAGCACGGCGCTTTGGAGAAATAACAGCAGCGATTCAACTCTGTCAGACCGCTCCACTCAGACTGACCCTGGAGTGTGGACGCCCGACAAGAGGGACAGGAGGGGAAACAACCACCACTCCCTGGCACATGCATCTCCAGACAGAAAG GCCAACACGCTGCCAACCAGAAGCCGAGGTTGCTCCATGCCCGTGtccttcctgcaggagaagatggaggagatgcACCTCTACAAAGACAAGAGCCGAGAGCCGGACTGA
- the rasgrp4 gene encoding RAS guanyl-releasing protein 4 isoform X2 codes for MNKTKRKPSESPGVLKSRKLVQRRRNTCPSPQDISRALQSPSSAPSASAASLDELIQRCLNYFDSEGKLSSPRGSQLVHMTLMMHSWVVPSQTFAQKLRTLYTDCLSDKRGLRRTQICHLVRQWMSQFPAVFEADPLLEQVMGDLCALVRSDGQEAHSQLIYTSCISSRGNVSQAPSPSVKKRKVSLIFDHMEPDEMAEHLSYLEFKNFCNVSFLDYRSYVVRGSVRDNPALERSVMMCNGVSQWVQLMILSRHTAQQRAQVFTKFIHVAQKLRALQNFNTLMAVTGGLSHSSISRLKDTYNLLPPDITKALSEMTELLSSRSNYINYRRVYSDCSGFKVPILGVHLKDLISLNEALPDYIDEDKINLSKLQHLYSNINDLLAIHSCTPPFEANKDLLHLLTLSLDLYYTEDEIYELSYTKEPKNPKIQPVAPVKAPVVAEWGSGVTPRLDPDTISKHVKQMVDSIMKNYDQNQDGYISREDFEKIAANFPFSFCTPETDREGQISREEITSYFMRGMSICAKLGYNFNDAHNFHETTYKLPTFCDVCGGFLWGVIKQGYHCKDCGINCHRHCRDLVGLECLKKHKNSGSCPCTPGPDSKIKGSEDETFVFPQSNETEHNKSTALWRNNSSDSTLSDRSTQTDPGVWTPDKRDRRGNNHHSLAHASPDRKANTLPTRSRGCSMPVSFLQEKMEEMHLYKDKSREPD; via the exons ATGAACAAGACCAAGAG GAAACCCAGCGAGAGTCCTGGCGTGCTGAAGAGCAGGAAGCTGGTCCAGCGCCGGAGGAACACATGTCCCAGCCCTCAGGACATCAGCCGGGCCCTGCAGAGCCCCAGCTCTGCCCCCAGCGCCAGCGCTGCCAGCCTGGATGAGCTCATACAGCGCTGCCTCAACTACTTCG ATTCAGAGGGGAAGCTTTCCAGCCCCCGGGGGTCCCAGCTTGTCCACATGACTCTGATGATGCACAGCTGGGTTGTGCCGTCTCAGACGTTCGCCCAGAAGCTTCGCACTCT TTATACGGATTGTCTCTCGGACAAGCGAGGACTGAGGCGGACGCAGATCTGCCACCTTGTCAG GCAGTGGATGAGCCAGTTCCCGGCCGTGTTCGAGGCGGACCCCCTCCTGGAGCAGGTCATGGGGGACCTGTGTGCGCTGGTGCGCTCGGACGGACAGGAGGCGCACTCGCAGCTCATCTACACGTCCTGCAT AAGCTCTCGTGGGAACGTATCCCAGGCTCCGTCGCCCTccgtgaagaagaggaaggttTCTTTGATCTTCGACCACATGGAACCAGATGAAATGGCCGAACATCTCAGCTACCTGGAGTTTAAGAACTTCTGTAACGTTTCT TTCCTGGACTACCGCAGCTACGTGGTGCGCGGCTCGGTGAGGGACAACCCTGCTCTGGAGCGCTCGGTCATGATGTGCAACGGCGTCTCCCAGTGGGTCCAGCTGATGATCCTCAGCCGCCACACGGCCCAGCAGCGAGCGCAGGTCTTCACCAAGTTCATCCACGTGGCCCAG AAACTTCGAGCTCTGCAAAACTTCAACACTCTAATGGCCGTAACCGGGGGCCTCAGTCACAGCTCCATCTCCCGCCTCAAAGACACCTACAACCTGCTCCCCCCAGACATCACTAAG GCCCTGAGTGAGATGACGGAGCTGCTGTCGTCacgcagcaactacatcaactACCGGCGGGTTTACAGCGATTGCAGCGGCTTCAAGGTGCCGATCCTGGGCGTCCACCTCAAGGACCTGATCTCGCTGAACGAGGCTCTGCCCGACTACATCGACGAAGACAAGATCAACCTGAGCAAGCTGCAGCACCTGTACAGCAACATCAACGACCTGCTGGCCATCCACAGCTGCACGCCGCCCTTCGAGGCCAACAAGGACCTCCTGCACCTGCTCACG CTCTCTCTAGATTTATACTACACTGAGGACGAGATATATGAACTTTCATACACCAAGGAACCCAAGAATCCCAAGATCCAG CCTGTAGCTCCAGTCAAAGCCCCAGTAGTTGCAGAGTGGGGCTCAGGGGTCACCCCCAGACTCGACCCTGACACCATATCTAAACACGTCAAACAGATGGTGGAT TCCATCATGAAGAACTAcgaccagaaccaggacggcTACATCTCTCGGGAGGACTTTGAGAAAATAGCAGCCAACTTCCCCTTCTCCTTCTGCACTCCTGAAACTGACAG GGAGGGACAAATCAGCCGTGAAGAAATTACCTCTTACTTCATGAGGGGAATGTCTATATGTGCTAAACTGGGCTACAACTTCAATGACGCACACAACTTTCACGAAACCACATACAAACTGCCAACGTTCTGTGACGTATGTGGAGGCTTT CTGTGGGGAGTCATTAAACAGGGATACCACTGCAAAG ACTGTGGGATCAACTGTCACCGACACTGTAGGGATCTGGTGGGATTAGAGTGTCTGAAGAAGCACAAAAACAGTGGGTCCTGCCCGTGCACCCCTGGCCCCGACTCAAAGATCAAGG GTTCAGAGGACGAGACCTTTGTTTTCCCCCAAAGCAACGAGACAGAACACAACAAGAGCACGGCGCTTTGGAGAAATAACAGCAGCGATTCAACTCTGTCAGACCGCTCCACTCAGACTGACCCTGGAGTGTGGACGCCCGACAAGAGGGACAGGAGGGGAAACAACCACCACTCCCTGGCACATGCATCTCCAGACAGAAAG GCCAACACGCTGCCAACCAGAAGCCGAGGTTGCTCCATGCCCGTGtccttcctgcaggagaagatggaggagatgcACCTCTACAAAGACAAGAGCCGAGAGCCGGACTGA